Genomic window (Elusimicrobiota bacterium):
AGGACCGGCAGGAAGCCCTTGAAGGCGTCGATGCCCAGCGTCCAGAGTCCCGCCGTCGTGCCGGCGATCCGGTAGACGTTCGCCGCTCCGGGGTTGCCGGAACCGTGCTCGCGGATGTCGATGCCCTTCATCTTCTTGGCGATGAGGTAGCCGGAAGGCACCGCTCCGGCGACGTAGGCGGTCGCGGCGAGCGCGACGGACAGGGGGTCGAGCGTCATGGGTATAGTCCCGAATCCCGCGTCCCGGTTTCGATTCTCCCGGGACGCGGAATTCGGGTTTGTCTAGATAAATAAAGCATTTTTTTCGTCGAGCAGCAAACCTACTCGGGAATCCCGGGAGGAGTCCCGGGCGCGGGATTCCCGAGCCTGTGGAGGATGCGGCTCCAGTTCTCCCGGGTGACGCGCAGCCGGGCGTTGAGGCGGCCTCCTTCCGGCCGGAGTTCCAGGACCTGGGCGGAGCGATGGAGGAAGTCGATGAGGGCGCCGTCGGGCTCCACGACGGCCTCGCGCAGCAGCCACCGGTGGTTGAGGACTCCCTGGACGCCTTCGAGCAGGGCCTCGAGCCCCGCGCCGGTCTTCGCCGAGACGAGCAGACGGTCCTCGCGCTCGAGCGCGGCGCGGCGCCCGGCGTCGAGGACGTCCGACTTGTTCGCCGCGGCGAGGCGCGGGATCCCGTCGGCTCCGAGCTCGCGCAGGACGCCTTCGACGGTCGCGCGCTGGGCCTGGGCCTCGGGCGAAGAGGCGTCCTCGAGGATGAGCACGCAGTCCGCTTCGAGGACCTCCTCGAGCGTGGAGCGGAACGCCGCGACGAGCGCGGTGGGGAGGTTGGAGATGAAGCCGACGGTGTCGGTGAAGACCGCCCAGCCTCCCTGGGGAAGGCGCACGCGTCGGGTCGTGGGGTCGAGCGTCGCGAAGAGCTTGTCGTCGGCGTAGACGAGGGCGCGGTTGGAGGGCCGCGCGGCGCCCGCCGCCTTCGTCCGTTCCTCGCGCGCGGAGTCCGACATGCGGATGAGCGCGTTGAGGAGGCTCGACTTCCCGACGTTCGTGTAGCCGATGATGGCGACGGAGGGCACCGGGATGGAGAGCCGCCGTCGGCGCTGGACCGCGCGCTGGCGGCGCACGCGCTCGATGTCGTTCTTGAGATGGGAGATGCGCAGCTGGATGTGGCGGCGCTCGTACTCGAGCTTGCGCTCGCCGGGCCCGCGCGTGCCGATGCCTCCGACCTGCTGCGAGAAGCCGCGCCAGGAGCCGGTGAGCCGGGGCAGCATATAGGAGAGCTGGGCGAGCTCCACCTGCAGCTCGCCTTCGCGGGTGCGGGCGCGCCGGGCGAAGATGTCGAGGATGAGCCGGGTGCGGTCGATGATCTTCGCGTCGAGCTCGCGTTCGAGCGTCTTCTGCTGCGCCGGCGAGAGGTCGCGGTCGACGATCACCGTGCGCGCGCGGGCCGCGCGGACCGCGCGGGCGATCTCCTCGATCTTCCCGCTGCCCAGGAGCGTGCCGGGATGGTAGCGCTCCAGGCGCTGGACGATGCGGTCGACGACGAGGCCGCCGGCCGTCTCGGTCAGCCGCTCGAGCTCCGCGAAGCTCTCCTCCGAGCGCGCCGGGTCCGCGGCGCGCAGGTACGCGCCGACGAGGAGCACCCGTTCCAGCGGCCGCGTCTCGACGGGGCTCATCGGAGCTCCCCCGCGAGGGCGTCGAGGTCCGCGTCGGGCGCCAGCCAGCGGGCGTCCGTCTGACCGCGGAACCAGGTGCGCTGGCGCTTCGCGTACGCGAGGGTCGCGCGCAGCATCCCGGCGAGACCTTCCGCGGGAGCGAGGCGGCCCGCCGCGCAGGCGACGGCTTCGGGATAGCCGAGGCAGCGGAAACCCGGTTCGTCGCCGCGCAGACGCGTGGGGACGAGGCGGCGGACCTCCTCCACCATCCTGGGGAACATCTCCTGCGTGCGCGCGCGGATGCGTTCGCGCAGCTCCGCGGGGCTCCGCTCGACGGCCAGATACTCGGCGCGCCGCTCCCCCGCGGGCGGGCGGACGGCGAGCGCGCTGAAGGGCTTGCCGGTCAGCGCGCACACCTCGAGCGCGCGCACGACGCGCTGGAGGTTGTTGGGCGGGATCGCCCGCGCGGCGTCCGGGTCTCGGCGCTCGAGCTCCGCGTGCAAAGCGGCGCGGCCTTCGGCCGCGGCGCGGCGCTCGAGCTCCGCGCGGAGCGCGGGGTCCCGGGGAGGCAGAGGGGCGAGCCCCTCGAGGAGGGCGCGCACATAGAGGCCGGTGCCGCCGCAGACGATGGGCCGGCGCCCGCGGCGGAGCACGTCCTCGAGGACGGCCGAGGCCCGGCGCGCATAGGCGCCCGCGTCGGTCTCCTCGGCGGGATCGAGCGCGTCGACGAGGTGGTAGGGGGTTCCTTCGACGAGGAAGACCTTCCCCCCGGGGCCGTCCTCCCAGCGGCCGGCGGGCTTGGCCGTGCCGGCGTCGAGGAGGCGATAGAGCTGCCCCATGTCCGCCGAGAGGATCTCTCCGTCGAGGCGCCGCGCGAGGGCGAGGGCGAGCTCCGTCTTCCCCGAGGCGGTGGGGCCGACGACCGCGATCACTTCAGATTTCGGCGCGGACATGTCGGATGTCTCTATGCGCCGGAATCTGACGCGGGGAGAGAATGGCGATGATCTTGATCCGGGGAAACCGGCAGGGCTTCCCGCCTAGGCTCGGGGAGGCCAGTGCGGCGCCTTCTGCGTCTTCGAGCACATCGGGTGGAAGCCGCAGACGGGGACGCAGGCTTCCGGCAGGCCGAGAGAGATGCGGGTCTGGCAGTCGGCGTCGTCGTCGGCCATGCGGTTGATCTTGTTCTGGTACTTCTGGGCGATCTTCGTGAACTGGATGCCGACGTTGAAGATCTCTCCTTTCTTGGAGACGCGGACGACCTTTCCCTCGATGGGCAGGTGGTCGAGGCCGGGGATGGTCAGCGTCATCTTGAAGACCTTCGTGTGGGGCGGGGCGAGGAAGGTGAGCAGCTGCATGCCGCCGGCGGAGAGGTTGGTGAGGATCGCGGGCTGCGTGCGCAGGTGCTTCGGCACGCCCTCGCCCTTCCCGCCCTTCGGCTCGGCGTAGCGCAGGACGATCGGCTCGACGAGGTCGTGGACGATCGTGAAGCGGCGATGCCTGCGCCGCTCGTTGCTGTGCTTGCCGTTCTTGTGTATCACAAGACGAGTGTACTACGAAATCGCGCGCGTTCGCAAGATGTCGGAACGCGCGGTCGGGAGACCGTTTCCGCAATGTCTCCTCCCCGCGGGAGGAGGCGGGAGGAGGGGCCCTCCCTTCTGTTCCCGAAATCGCGCGCGTTCGCAAGATGTTGGAACGCGTGGTTGGGAGACCATTCCCCTAACTCCTCCTCCCGCGGGAGGAGGCTGGAGGAGGGGGATCTCCTGAAGCTCCCGGCGCTGACGATAGTCTCCCCCTCCCCGGCCCTCCCCCGACGGGGAGGGAGCTGCGGAAGAACGAACCCCTATGGGAGAGGACGGCGCCGAGCGGCCTGGACCAAGAGCCCCGCCTGAGAACACCCGGTGACTTCCGCTTCGACGAGCGTCCCCGGCGCGCCGGCCGGCGACGCGAAGCGCGCGGGATGGAACTGCGGGGTCCGTCCCCCCGTCGGGGTCTCGAGCAGGACCTCGACCGAGCGGCCGACCCAGGAGCGCAGCTCGGCGCTGCGCCGGCCTTCGGCGCGCTCGAGGAGGAGCGCGTGGCGCTCCTCCTTGACCCGGGGCTCGACGTCGTCGGCGAGGGCGAAGGAGGGCGTCCCCTCGCGCGGCGAGTACTTGAAGCAGTAGGCGCCGGCGAGCTCCGCTTCGTCGATGAGCGAGAGCGTCCCGCGGAAGTCCTCCGCGGTCTCGCCGGGGAAGCCGACGAGGAGGTCGGTGCTGAGCGCGAGGCCGCTCACGCGCGCGCGCACGGAGCGGACCCGCGAGAGGAAATCCGCGCAGGTGTAGCCGCGGCCCATCGCGGCGAGGACGCGGTCGGAGCCCGACTGCACGGGGAGGTGCAGCTGCGGGCAGACGGCGGGGATCTCCGCCATCGCCGCGGCGAGGGCCTCATCGAGGAAGAGCGGATGCGGGCTCATGAAGCGCAGGCGCAGCACTCCGGGGACCTCCGCGAGCGCGCGCAGCAGGTCCGCGAAGACGCGCCCCTCGCGGTCCTTCCAGCCGTTGACGGTCTGCCCGAGCAGGACGAGCTCGCGGGCTCCTCCGTCGGCCAGACGACGGGCCTCCTCGAGCACCCGGTCGAGGGCGCGCGGCCGGTCGGGGCCGCGCACCGAGGGCACGATGCAGTAGGCGCAGGCGAAGCCGCAGCCGCGCGCGACGGTGAGGTAGGCGGAGATCCCGGGCGGCGGGCGGACGTCCGTCGCGGCGGGACCGGCTCCGCGCTCCTCGAGCGCGCGGGCGATGAGCGCGGGCGTCTCTTCCACGGAGCGGGCGCCGAGCACGAGGTCCACGAACGGGAAGCGGCGGCGTAGCTCCGGGCCGAGGCGCTCGGCCGCGCAGCCGGCCACGACCACGAGGCGGCCGGGCCGCGCGGCCTTCCAGGCCTCGAGCCGGCCGACCGCCGAGACCGCGCGATGCTCGGCGTGCGCGCGGACGGTGCAGGTGTTGACGAGCACCGCGTCCGCGTCGGCGAGGACGGCGCAGGGCTCGAAGCCGCGCGCGAGGAAAGGGTAGGAGAGCTCGAGCGCGTCGGCCTCGTTCATCTGGCAGCCGAAGCTCAGCACGTGCAGCTTCACCGGGACCTCTCGTAGACGAGGAGCGCGTCGGCGGGCGTGCCCGCGGGAGCCTCTTTCCCGAGCTCGTCGCGCATCCCGTCGGGGAGGGCCTGCACCCAGCCGCGCGGACGGTAGCGCCGTGCGAGCAGGTCCCGCACCCCTTCCTCGAGCCGTCGTCCCGGGGCCGTGGCCACGAGGGTGGACGCCGGGAAAGTCGAGTAGACGAGGAAGCGCGGGGGCGCTTCACGCAGGCGCGCGAGCTCCGCCTCGGCGTCCCCCATCCCGCGCGGGAAGAGCGTGAGCGGATAGACGAAGATGTGCGGCGTGGCCCAGCGTCGGCGCGCGCGGAAATAGAGCTGGGGCTCGGAGCCGAAGACGTAGACGCGGTCGGTCTCCGCGCTGTTCTCCCGGATGAAGTCTGCGGCGGCGCGGGCCTCGTAGAGCGGGTTCGGATAGAGGAGCCGCCGCGCGACGCGTTCGGGTCCTTCCCGGAAGTAGACGGTCGACCACGCGGCGGCCGGATAGAGCGCGGCGAGGAGTCCGATGAGCAGCGCGGCGCGCGGGAGACGGGCCGAGAGCCTCCGCACGCCGAGCGCGGCGCAGAGCGCGAGCGGCGGCGCGGCCGGCAGGAAGTAGTGCGGGAAGAGGAAGAGGCCGGTGAGCGCCCCGAGCAGCGCGGCCGCGAGCCAGAGCGCGCACAGACGCTCGAGGGGGGCGTCCTCCCCGGCGGGCCGGGCGGCGAGGCCGAAGAGCGCGAGGAGGAGCAGAGGCCAGTTCCCGAAGAGCATCTGCGGCGCGAGCGTGCGCGCGAACCATCCGAGCTGCATGCGGGCCCCGCCCGGGACGGCGAGCAGTCCCGCGTAATCGAGGTTGCGCCGCAGGGCTTGCTCGACGAGCGCCGGGAGGCCGCCGCGCGCCAGGAAGTACGCGGCGAACGCCGCCGGGACCAGCGCCCCGCCGAGCGCGAAGGCGGCGGCGACGCGCGCGCGCGCGCCGCGCGGCGCGTGCAGGGCCGCGCACGCGCCCAGCGCGAGCGCCGCCCAGAGCGCGGTCTGCTTGGTCGCCAGCCCCGCGCCCGCGAAGAGGCCCGCGAGGAGGGCGGCGCGCGTCCCCCCGCCCTCCCACGCCTTCCGCGCCCACAGCGCGCAGAAGGCGAGCCAGGCGCAGAGGAAGACCTCCGTGTTCGCGGCGAAGGAGAAGTCGCCCATCGGCTCGGTGGAGAGGACGGCGAAGGATGCGGCCGCGCACAGCCGCGGAGCGGTCCCCCACCGTCCGGGGAGCAGGAAGAAGAGCGCGAGGAGCGTCGCGCAGCCGAAGAGCGTCGCCAGGAGCCGCGGCGCCTCCTCGTTCTCTCCGAAGAGTCCGAAGGCCGCGCGGTACAGGAAGAACACCATCGGGGGCTTCTGGTTGAACGCGTCGCGGTAGGGCACCCCGCCCTCCGCGAGCAGGCGCGCCTGGCAGGCGTACTCTCCCTCGTCGCTCATCATCGGCAGACGCCGTCCGTGCTCGCGCAGTCCGGCGTGGAGGAGGAAGAGGAGGGCGAGGGCGGCGGGGACGAGGAACCGGGCGGTGCGTCGGGCCGCGGCGGCAGCGTCCGCGGGGGCGGACGATGCTTGTTTTTGTAACATCGGTCTGTTATTTTACTAAACGTGATGCGCATCGCGCGGCTCGTCGTCGCCCTTCTCTGCGTCCCTGCGTTCCTGCGCGCCCAGAATGCGGATCCCAGGACCGCCCGCGGAGGGCAGGTCGTGCGCGAGCGCACGCACGGTTCCGGCGAGGCCGAAGCCGTTCCCTACCAGGAGCCCAACGTCGGAGGAGGTTCGTCCGCTCCCCTTTCCCCTCCCGGCGGAGGGTCCTCCGAAGGGGATCCCGGAGGCGACGGAGAACGCACCGCCGTGCCCGACGCCCCCGAAGGCGGGGCTCCGGACGCCTCGGCGGCGGGAGCGAACCCCTCCGGCAAAGGGTCCGAGAACGTGGACGGCGGTCCGGACGGCGGGCTCTCCGGCCCCGACGAGACTCCCCCGGGCGGCCTCGAGGGCGAGGAGACGCCGCCGAGCGGGGAGAAGCCCGATTTCCGCAGGCCCCCCGGTCAGACGACGTTCATCCAGGGCGAGGACCTTCCCGACGAGGATCCGGAGTCTTCCAAGTCCCTCGTCGACGTGAAGCCGGCGGCGCCGTCGAAGAAGGCCCGGAAGTCGACGGCCATCGCGTCCGAGGACCCGGACTCCGCCGCGCAGGACGAGGAGGTTCCGGCGAAGAAGAAGGCGGTCTCCGTCGCCAAGGCGCCGAAGGCTCCCTCCGCGAAGAAGAGCAAGGTCCGCAAGCCCGCCGCGAAGGCCGCCGCCAAGCCGGAGCCGTCGGCGAAGCTCGACGTCGTCAACGGCGACGTGCCCCTCCCCAGGAAGCAGAAGGAGAAAGGAGAGCCTCCTTTCCCCTCCGTTCCTCTCACGCCGCTGACGCCGCAGATCCCCTGACGGTCCTCGTCAGGGCTTCTCTCGAAGATACGGGTCGGTGAGCTCGTCGAATTCCCGCGCGCTCAGGAGGCCGCGCTCGAGCACGAGGTCCCGTACGCCGCGGCCGCGCCGCAGAGCGTCCTTGAAGACGTCGGCCGCGCGCGCGTAGCCGATGCGGGGGTTGAGGAGCGCCGCGAGCGACGGTGTCCGCTCCGCGTTCGCGCGGCAGCGCGCGGCGTCGGCCTCGATGCCCCGCAGGCAGCGCTCCTCCACCGAAGGCAGGAAGTTCAGGAAAAGGCCCATCGTGTCGAGCAGGTCGTAGGCGGTGAGCGGCGTCATCACGTTGAGGTCGAGCTGTCCCGCCTGGGCCGCGAGGCCGACGGAGAGGTCGCGGCCGACCGCCTGGAAGCAGAGCATGGAGAGTCCCTCGAGCAGCGCCGGGTTGCTCTTCCCCGGCATGATCGAGGAGCCCGGCTGGACCGCGGGCAGGCGCAGCTCGCCGAGGCCTGCGACCGGGCCCGAGGCGAGCAGTCGGAGGTCGCCCGAGATGCGGATGAGCTCGAGCGCGAGCTCGCGCAGGGCGCCGGAGAGGGCCGTGAAGGGCTGATGGCTCTGCAGGCCGAAGCGCATGTCCCGAGCGGGCTTGAGCGCGAGGCCCGTCGAGCGCGCGAGCGCGCGCACGGCCCGGCGGCGGAAGCCGGCGGGCGTGTTCGCACCCGTCCCCGCCGCGGTCCCCCCCAGCGGGACGTCCTCGAGGAGCCGCGCGCGCCGTGCGAGCTCCGAGGCGCACGCACGGACCGCCGCGGCGTAGGCCGCGAACTCCTGTCCCAGGGAGATCGGCACCGCGTCCTGCAGGTGCGTGCGCGCGGCCTTGCGGACCCTGCGGAACTCCCGCGCTTTGACGGCGAGGGAATCGGCGAACGCGTCGAGGACCGCGCACAGCGCCGTCGTCTGCCGCAGTGCGGCGACGCGCAGGGCGGTCGGGAAGGTGTCGTTGGTGCTCTGCGACATGTTCACGTGGTCGTTGGGGTGGAGGGCGGCGTAGTCCCCCCGCCGGCGGCCGAGGCGCTCGAGCGCGCGGTTGGCGAGGACCTCGTTGACGTTCATGTTGAAGGAGGTTCCGGCGCCCGCCTGGTAGACGTCGACGACGAACTGGCCGGCGAGCGCTCCCGCGACGACCTCGTCGCAGGCGCGGACGATCGCGCGCGCGCGCCGCGCGTCGAGCGCCCGGCACTCCCGGTTCGCCACCGCGCAGGCCCTCTTCACTTCGGCGTAGGCGCGCACGAGCGAGGGGTGCGCGCGCAGACCCGAGACCGGGAAGTTCTCGAGGGCGCGCAGGGTCTGGATCCCGTAGTAGGCCGAGGCCGGGACGCGGCGCTCGCCGAGGGTGTCTTTCTCGATCCGAGTTTTCATGGGGGTTAGATTTTCTCTAACTGGTCGGCAGGAATCCAGCCTTTCAATCCTTCTCTTAGAACTCCTATTTCGACCCAGCCCGACGATTCACCGAGGACCGAGACGCGCCTTCCCTCGGGGACCTTGAAGCTCACGGGGG
Coding sequences:
- a CDS encoding glycosyltransferase family 39 protein; this encodes MLQKQASSAPADAAAAARRTARFLVPAALALLFLLHAGLREHGRRLPMMSDEGEYACQARLLAEGGVPYRDAFNQKPPMVFFLYRAAFGLFGENEEAPRLLATLFGCATLLALFFLLPGRWGTAPRLCAAASFAVLSTEPMGDFSFAANTEVFLCAWLAFCALWARKAWEGGGTRAALLAGLFAGAGLATKQTALWAALALGACAALHAPRGARARVAAAFALGGALVPAAFAAYFLARGGLPALVEQALRRNLDYAGLLAVPGGARMQLGWFARTLAPQMLFGNWPLLLLALFGLAARPAGEDAPLERLCALWLAAALLGALTGLFLFPHYFLPAAPPLALCAALGVRRLSARLPRAALLIGLLAALYPAAAWSTVYFREGPERVARRLLYPNPLYEARAAADFIRENSAETDRVYVFGSEPQLYFRARRRWATPHIFVYPLTLFPRGMGDAEAELARLREAPPRFLVYSTFPASTLVATAPGRRLEEGVRDLLARRYRPRGWVQALPDGMRDELGKEAPAGTPADALLVYERSR
- the miaA gene encoding tRNA (adenosine(37)-N6)-dimethylallyltransferase MiaA, with the translated sequence MSAPKSEVIAVVGPTASGKTELALALARRLDGEILSADMGQLYRLLDAGTAKPAGRWEDGPGGKVFLVEGTPYHLVDALDPAEETDAGAYARRASAVLEDVLRRGRRPIVCGGTGLYVRALLEGLAPLPPRDPALRAELERRAAAEGRAALHAELERRDPDAARAIPPNNLQRVVRALEVCALTGKPFSALAVRPPAGERRAEYLAVERSPAELRERIRARTQEMFPRMVEEVRRLVPTRLRGDEPGFRCLGYPEAVACAAGRLAPAEGLAGMLRATLAYAKRQRTWFRGQTDARWLAPDADLDALAGELR
- a CDS encoding MiaB/RimO family radical SAM methylthiotransferase translates to MKLHVLSFGCQMNEADALELSYPFLARGFEPCAVLADADAVLVNTCTVRAHAEHRAVSAVGRLEAWKAARPGRLVVVAGCAAERLGPELRRRFPFVDLVLGARSVEETPALIARALEERGAGPAATDVRPPPGISAYLTVARGCGFACAYCIVPSVRGPDRPRALDRVLEEARRLADGGARELVLLGQTVNGWKDREGRVFADLLRALAEVPGVLRLRFMSPHPLFLDEALAAAMAEIPAVCPQLHLPVQSGSDRVLAAMGRGYTCADFLSRVRSVRARVSGLALSTDLLVGFPGETAEDFRGTLSLIDEAELAGAYCFKYSPREGTPSFALADDVEPRVKEERHALLLERAEGRRSAELRSWVGRSVEVLLETPTGGRTPQFHPARFASPAGAPGTLVEAEVTGCSQAGLLVQAARRRPLP
- the hflX gene encoding GTPase HflX, with translation MSPVETRPLERVLLVGAYLRAADPARSEESFAELERLTETAGGLVVDRIVQRLERYHPGTLLGSGKIEEIARAVRAARARTVIVDRDLSPAQQKTLERELDAKIIDRTRLILDIFARRARTREGELQVELAQLSYMLPRLTGSWRGFSQQVGGIGTRGPGERKLEYERRHIQLRISHLKNDIERVRRQRAVQRRRRLSIPVPSVAIIGYTNVGKSSLLNALIRMSDSAREERTKAAGAARPSNRALVYADDKLFATLDPTTRRVRLPQGGWAVFTDTVGFISNLPTALVAAFRSTLEEVLEADCVLILEDASSPEAQAQRATVEGVLRELGADGIPRLAAANKSDVLDAGRRAALEREDRLLVSAKTGAGLEALLEGVQGVLNHRWLLREAVVEPDGALIDFLHRSAQVLELRPEGGRLNARLRVTRENWSRILHRLGNPAPGTPPGIPE
- a CDS encoding aspartate ammonia-lyase; its protein translation is MKTRIEKDTLGERRVPASAYYGIQTLRALENFPVSGLRAHPSLVRAYAEVKRACAVANRECRALDARRARAIVRACDEVVAGALAGQFVVDVYQAGAGTSFNMNVNEVLANRALERLGRRRGDYAALHPNDHVNMSQSTNDTFPTALRVAALRQTTALCAVLDAFADSLAVKAREFRRVRKAARTHLQDAVPISLGQEFAAYAAAVRACASELARRARLLEDVPLGGTAAGTGANTPAGFRRRAVRALARSTGLALKPARDMRFGLQSHQPFTALSGALRELALELIRISGDLRLLASGPVAGLGELRLPAVQPGSSIMPGKSNPALLEGLSMLCFQAVGRDLSVGLAAQAGQLDLNVMTPLTAYDLLDTMGLFLNFLPSVEERCLRGIEADAARCRANAERTPSLAALLNPRIGYARAADVFKDALRRGRGVRDLVLERGLLSAREFDELTDPYLREKP
- a CDS encoding PilZ domain-containing protein, which gives rise to MIHKNGKHSNERRRHRRFTIVHDLVEPIVLRYAEPKGGKGEGVPKHLRTQPAILTNLSAGGMQLLTFLAPPHTKVFKMTLTIPGLDHLPIEGKVVRVSKKGEIFNVGIQFTKIAQKYQNKINRMADDDADCQTRISLGLPEACVPVCGFHPMCSKTQKAPHWPPRA